A region of Phoenix dactylifera cultivar Barhee BC4 unplaced genomic scaffold, palm_55x_up_171113_PBpolish2nd_filt_p 000213F, whole genome shotgun sequence DNA encodes the following proteins:
- the LOC103697565 gene encoding vacuolar protein sorting-associated protein 8 homolog isoform X3 — translation MAEKKPSRASMEELDLDAFLRFHGDDLYSSSSDDDDEQSAAARRRTVDELLHSTSSSSSSSPPTPSRIPLLVSDTQPKEESPIPQEHDQRSGREEEQEEESTSSTVDWRRRSREVPSSVSLSSLGLRSYYNSTASSSSSSSRLLPPLFGSVRPNPKPGAALAAAAATSRSIPTPHAAAIKSQRAGSGSLQKVLEEPAVDPEEVVGSGGLDGSELSEATPSTGNFGVEDDDRGPVVSAVSRSSSEAEVVAVSEELRSEEVSGGGGGSSIDEEIETTGQLEAKEDVVNSVEPLVISDENAQTVDENLPPTDEGSSVAEIVEDDKNEVDLEVPKSEKDDFDKSTPDGEISSVGDEAQVGSEIDKVVEERLGQLENSKKAEKKAEKKLRASMKPLEWAEEIEKRQASSGLHWEEGAAAQPMRLEGIQRGPPAVGYLQIDLDNAITRAISSQAFRHDHGSPQVLAVHMNFIALGMSKGAVLVVPSKYSAYSADNMDTKMSTLGFHGEKVQTPVTSMCFNQQGDLLLVGYGDGHLTVWDVQKATAAKVITGEHTAPVVHTLFLGQDSQVTRQFKAVTGDSKGLVSLHTFSVVPLLNRFSVKTQCLLDGQKTGTVLSASPLLMDETYGFGYTSAQGNSATTSGLGSMMGGVVGGVVGGEAGWKLFNEGSSVVEEGVVIFVTHQNALVVRLSPSVEVYEKFPRPDGVREGSMPYTAWKSTTCLHDSSLEASDRVSWLAIAWDRRVQVAKLVRSEMKRYKEWNLDSAAIGVAWLGDQMLVMLTLRGQLCLFAKDGNELHRTSFIVDGLGIDDMITYHTHFSNIFGNPEKAYQNAVSVRGATIYILGPMHLIISRLLPWKERIQVLQRAGDWMGALDMSMRLYDGHAHGVIDLPRTVDSIREVIMPFLVELLLSYVDEVFSYISIAFCNQTDKGGWMGGPKITDSSMCTEVEEQYARVGGVAVEFCVHIKRTDILFDSIFSKFVAVWHGGTFLEILEPYILRDMLGCLPPEIMQALVEHYSGKGWLQRVEQCVLHMDISSLDFNQVVRLCREHGLYGALIYLFNRGLDDYKTPLEELCAVVQHNQRKDVAAIGRYKMLVYLKYCFQGLAFPPGHGTLPLSRVHSVRKELLQFLLEDSKSSTAQVMKSLKSYSGRCSNLCSLLWLDTEATLDVLRCSFTQEEPKKIDSSLTDLAESNIEHGKGIDFESQDYQNVMVQNITSTLIEVLDLESDVIRTFVMDDNMAVWPSKKDLGHILEFIAFLISCKKASISGRVLMHILEYLTSCGLTPNDPSLKTESSQKEKQVLTLLKVVPQTDWKYDDVLHLCMKVNFYQACGLIHAITGQYIAALDSYMKDFNEPVHAFAFINKMLIQLKNTDASSFRSAVISRIPELVKLSRECTFFLVIDQFSSESKHILSELHSHPHSLFLFLKTAVDVHLSGTLNFSVPKTVWVSDIPSGRIRDTHDELEAYMERLSNFPKPLHHNAIYVTDELAELYLELLCQFERNSVLKFLETFDSYRLEHCLRLCQEYGVTDAAAFLLERVGDVGSALTLVMAGLKEKIDFLVAAVENSSSEIVSNNITEMEQLNYVLQINEVVSVHDVLHTSIGLCQRNTQRLDPQESESLWFRLLDS, via the exons ATGGCGGAGAAAAAACCAAGCAGAGCTTCCATGGAGGAGCTCGACCTCGACGCCTTCCTCCGATTCCACGGCGATGACCTCTACTCCTCAAGCAGCGACGACGACGATGAGCAATCCGCCGCCGCCCGCCGCCGGACCGTCGACGAACTCCTCCACtctacctcctcctcctcctcctcctctccccccACCCCCTCTCGGATCCCTCTCCTCGTCTCCGATACCCAACCCAAAGAGGAATCCCCAATCCCCCAAGAACACGACCAAAGATCCGGccgagaagaagaacaagaagaagagtcCACCAGCTCAACCGTCGATTGGAGAAGGAGATCCCGAGAGGTTCCCTCCTCTGTCTCCCTTTCTTCTCTAGGCCTCCGGAGCTACTATAACTCTactgcctcctcctcttcttcttcgtcgCGCCTCTTGCCTCCTCTCTTTGGCAGCGTCCGGCCGAACCCTAAGCCGGGGGCTGCACTCGCTGCCGCTGCTGCCACTTCCCGCTCCATCCCAACGCCGCATGCTGCAGCGATCAAGTCCCAGAGAGCCGGCAGCGGATCTCTTCAGAAGGTCCTCGAGGAACCAGCTGTGGATCCAGAGGAGGTCGTCGGTTCTGGAGGATTGGATGGTTCGGAGCTCTCGGAGGCCACTCCGTCGACTGGGAACTTCGGAGTGGAGGATGATGATAGGGGACCGGTGGTTTCAGCAGTTTCGCGATCTTCTTCAGAGGCTGAAGTAGTGGCAGTTTCTGAAGAACTCCGTAGTGAAGAAGTATCAGGAGGTGGTGGTGGATCTAGTATTGACGAAGAGATTGAGACCACTGGGCAATTAGAAGCCAAGGAAGATGTGGTGAATTCAGTTGAGCCTTTGGTCATCAGTGATGAGAATGCCCAAACGGTGGATGAGAATTTGCCTCCTACAGATGAAGGTAGTTCTGTTGCTGAAATTGTCGAGGATGACAAAAATGAAGTAGATTTGGAAGTGCCCAAATCcgaaaaagatgattttgataaGAGTACTCCTGATGGAGAAATAAGTTCCGTTGGAGACGAAGCTCAGgttggaagtgagattgataaAGTAGTCGAAGAGAGGTTAGGTCAGCTGGAGAACAGTAAGAAGGCTGAGAAGAAAGCGGAGAAGAAACTACGTGCTTCTATGAAGCCACTGGAATGGGCTGAAGAGATTGAAAAGAGGCAGGCATCGTCAGGCCTGCACTGGGAGGAGGGGGCAGCTGCCCAGCCAATGAGGCTCGAGGGCATCCAAAGGGGACCTCCTGCTGTTGGATATTTGCAAATTGACCTCGACAATGCGATCACTCGTGCCATTTCATCACAAGCATTCAGGCACGACCATGGCTCCCCTCAAGTCCTGGCAGTTCATATGAACTTTATAGCCTTGGGCATGTCGAAAGGAGCTGTTCTTGTTGTTCCCAGCAAATATTCTGCTTATAGTGCTGATAATATGGATACAAAG ATGTCGACACTTGGTTTCCATGGTGAGAAAGTTCAAACACCTGTAACTTCAATGTGCTTCAACCAGCAAGGTGACCTACTTTTGGTAGGATATGGTGATGGTCATCTGACAGTTTGGGATGTGCAAAAAGCAACAGCAGCAAAAGTAATCACTGGGGAACATACGGCTCCAGTAGTGCATACGTTGTTTCTAGGGCAGGATTCCCAAGTTACACGTCAATTTAAAGCTGTTACTGGAGATTCTAAGGGACTTGTTTCATTACATACTTTCTCAGTTGTTCCTTTGCTCAATCGTTTCTCTGTCAAGACTCAG TGTCTTCTTGATGGTCAAAAAACTGGCACTGTGTTATCGGCTTCTCCTCTTTTGATGGATGAGACTTATGGATTTGGCTACACATCTGCCCAAGGGAACTCAGCAACCACTAGTGGTCTTGGTAGCATGATGGGAGGTGTTGTTGGTGGCGTAGTTGGAGGAGAGGCTGGATGGAAGCTTTTCAATGAAGGTTCTTCAGTGGTGGAAGAAGGTGTAGTCATATTTGTCACCCATCAAAATGCTCTAGTG GTTAGACTGAGTCCCAGTGTAGAAGTTTATGAGAAATTTCCCAGACCAGATGGGGTACGAGAAGGATCAATGCCTTACACTGCATGGAAATCCACAACATGTTTGCATGACTCATCTCTTG AAGCATCTGATAGGGTTTCATGGCTTGCAATTGCATGGGATCGGAGGGTCCAAGTGGCCAAGTTGGTCAGATCAGAAATGAAAAGATACAAAGAATGGAACCTTGATAGTGCAGCAATAGGTGTGGCATGGTTAGGTGATCAG ATGTTAGTGATGCTTACCCTGAGAGGACAGCTCTGCTTGTTTGCCAAAGATGGAAATGAACTTCACCGAACCAGTTTCATTGTAGATGGTTTGGGAATTGATGATATGATCACATATCACACCCacttttctaatatttttggaAATCCAGAAAAGGCTTATCAGAATGCAGTATCTGTAAGAGGGGCCACTATATATATACTCGGGCCGATGCATCTTATAATTTCTCGTCTTCTTCCTTGGAAGGAACGCATTCAAGTGTTGCAGAGGGCGGGTGATTGGATGGGTGCATTGGACATGTCAATGAGGCTCTACGATGGCCATGCACATGGTGTTATTGATCTTCCAAGAACTGTTGATTCTATAAGGGAGGTCATAATGCCATTTCTGGTAGAGTTACTGTTGTCATATGTAGATGAAGTTTTCTCCTATATTTCAATTGCTTTTTGCAACCAAACTGATAAAGGGGGATGGATGGGAGGTCCAAAGATCACAGACAGTTCCATGTGCACAGAGGTAGAGGAGCAATATGCTCGTGTTGGTGGTGTTGCAGTAGAATTTTGTGTTCACATCAAAAGGACCGACATCTTGTTTGATAGTATCTTCTCCAAATTTGTTGCTGTTTGGCATGGAG GTACATTCTTGGAGATTTTGGAGCCATATATATTAAGGGACATGCTTGGGTGCCTTCCTCCTGAG ATCATGCAAGCCTTAGTAGAGCATTATAGTGGCAAAGGATGGTTGCAACGGGTTGAACAATGTGTTCTGCACATGGACATCTCTTCCTTGGATTTCAATCAG GTTGTCAGGTTATGCCGTGAGCATGGATTGTATGGTGCACTGATATATCTTTTCAATCGAGGTTTAGATGACTACAAGACACCTTTAGAGGAGCTTTGTGCAGTTGTACAACATAATCAGAGAAAGGATGTTGCTGCTATTGG CAGGTACAAGATGCTTGTCTATCTGAAGTATTGCTTTCAAGGTCTAGCATTTCCCCCAG GACATGGTACTCTTCCTCTTTCTCGAGTTCATTCAGTTAGAAAAGAATTGTTGCAGTTTTTACTGGAGGATTCTAAGTCTTCTACCGCTCAAGTAATGAAAAGTTTGAAGTCATATTCTGGAAGGTGCTCAAACCTATGTTCTCTCCTGTGGTTGGACACAGAAGCAACACTAGATGTTCTTAGATGTTCTTTCACACAAGAGGAACCCAAAAAAATAGATAGTTCCTTGACTGATTTGGCTGAATCTAATATTGAACatggaaaaggaattgatttTGAGAGCCAAGACTATCAGAATGTAATGGTACAGAATATCACAAGCACACTTATAGAAGTTCTTGATTTGGAATCTGATGTGATCAGAACCTTTGTCATGGATGACAATATGGCCGTTTGGCCTTCTAAAAAGGACTTAGGTCATATCCTTGAGTTCATTGCATTTCTCATTTCTTGTAAGAAAGCGAGTATTTCTGGGAGGGTATTAATGCATATTCTTGAATATTTGACATCATGCGGTCTGACACCAAATGATCCCAGCCTGAAAACTGAATCTTCTCAGAAGGAGAAACAGGTACTCACACTTTTGAAGGTGGTGCCACAGACGGACTGGAAGTATGATGATGTGCTGCATCTCTGCATGAAGGTTAATTTTTATCAG GCATGTGGCTTAATACATGCAATCACGGGCCAGTATATTGCTGCTTTAGATAGTTATATGAAGGACTTCAATGAACCTGTCCATGCTTTTGCTTTTATAAACAAAATGCTGATACAGTTAAAGAATACTGATGCTTCATCTTTTCGGTCAGCAGTGATTTCTCGAATACCTGAGCTGGTCAAGCTGAGCAG AGAATGCACCTTTTTTTTGGTCATTGACCAATTTAGTAGTGAAAGTAAGCATATTCTGTCGGAGCTTCATTCTCATCCACACagcctcttccttttcttaaaAACTGCTGTTGATGTTCACTTGTCTGGCACTCTCAACTTTTCTGTGCCTAAAACTGTCTGGGTTTCGGATATTCCATCTGGAAGAATAAGAGATACTCATGATGAACTTGAAGCGTATATGGAAAGGCTATCAAACTTTCCAAAGCCTTTGCATCATAATGCAATTTATGTAACTGATGAATTGGCAGAACTGTATTTAGAG